One part of the Corallococcus caeni genome encodes these proteins:
- the hpt gene encoding hypoxanthine phosphoribosyltransferase produces MTTFHEKDVGVLISEEAVQARVKELGAQITRDYQGKELTLVCVLKGSAFFAIDLARAIDLPLTLEFLGVASYHGGTESTGEVRITTDVSKPMAGKHLLIIEDIIDTGLTMSFLLENLQARHPASVKICSLLEKPARAKTKVNIDYKGFVIDDKFVVGYGLDYGEKYRNLPFIGIWKHA; encoded by the coding sequence GTGACGACGTTCCACGAGAAGGATGTCGGCGTCCTCATCTCCGAGGAGGCCGTGCAGGCGCGCGTGAAGGAGCTGGGCGCGCAGATCACCCGCGACTACCAGGGCAAGGAGCTGACGCTCGTCTGTGTGCTCAAGGGCTCCGCGTTCTTCGCCATCGACCTGGCGCGCGCCATTGACCTGCCGCTCACGCTCGAGTTCCTGGGCGTGGCCAGCTACCACGGCGGCACGGAGTCCACGGGCGAGGTGCGCATCACCACGGACGTGTCCAAGCCGATGGCGGGCAAGCACCTGCTCATCATCGAGGACATCATCGACACGGGGCTCACCATGAGCTTCCTGCTGGAGAACCTCCAGGCGCGCCACCCGGCGTCGGTGAAGATCTGCTCGCTGCTGGAGAAGCCCGCGCGGGCCAAGACGAAGGTGAACATCGACTACAAGGGCTTCGTCATCGACGACAAGTTCGTCGTCGGGTACGGCCTGGACTACGGCGAGAAGTACCGGAACCTGCCGTTCATCGGCATCTGGAAGCACGCCTGA
- a CDS encoding thymidine kinase, with product MHQFPKDIGWIEVICGSMFSGKTEELIRRVKRALYGRQKVRVFKPRIDTRYDDTQVVSHSQLKLTSLPIERAEEIFRHLSPDTQVVGIDEVQFLGGEVVQVCEALAQRGMRVICAGLDQDYQGRPFEPMPQLMAVAEYVTKELAICAVCGNPANRSQRIIGSEERVVVGAAGAYEPRCRKCHVAEPAEASPPQTLKLFD from the coding sequence TTGCATCAATTCCCCAAAGATATCGGGTGGATAGAGGTCATCTGCGGTTCGATGTTCTCCGGCAAGACGGAGGAGTTGATCCGCCGCGTCAAGCGCGCGCTGTACGGCCGGCAGAAGGTGCGGGTGTTCAAGCCGCGCATCGACACCCGCTACGACGACACGCAGGTGGTCAGCCATTCCCAGTTGAAATTGACGTCCCTCCCCATCGAGAGGGCTGAAGAAATTTTCCGGCACCTGTCCCCCGACACGCAGGTGGTGGGCATCGACGAGGTGCAGTTCCTGGGCGGTGAGGTGGTGCAGGTGTGCGAGGCGCTCGCCCAGCGGGGCATGCGCGTCATCTGCGCGGGGCTGGACCAGGACTACCAGGGGCGCCCCTTCGAACCGATGCCGCAGCTGATGGCGGTGGCGGAGTACGTGACGAAGGAGCTGGCCATCTGCGCGGTGTGCGGAAACCCGGCCAACCGTTCGCAGCGCATCATTGGCAGCGAGGAGCGGGTGGTGGTGGGCGCGGCCGGTGCCTACGAGCCGCGCTGCCGCAAGTGTCACGTGGCGGAACCCGCGGAGGCCAGCCCTCCGCAGACGCTGAAGCTGTTCGACTGA
- a CDS encoding ribonucleotide-diphosphate reductase subunit beta, whose product MLLDPGMNLTLRPMAYPVFFEMYRNAIKNTWTVEEIDFSTDLVDLRSKMTDAERHLIHRLVAFFATGDSIVGNNLVLNLYKHLNAPEARMYLSRQLYEEALHVQFYLTLLDSYVPDPAERAKAFAAVDNIPSIQRKARFCMKWMDSIQALDQVRTKSDRRQFLLNLICFAGCIEGLFFFAAFAYVYFLRSKGLLNGLAAGTNWVFRDESAHMTFAFEAINTARKEEPDLFDASLEKDVVQMMRDAVECETQFAQDLLSGGVMGLSVQEMRGYLEYVADQRLQMLGMSPIFHTKNPLHFMDLQDVQELTNFFERRVSSYQVGVGVGAANDVVFDAAF is encoded by the coding sequence ATGCTGCTCGATCCGGGAATGAACCTGACGCTGCGCCCCATGGCGTATCCCGTCTTCTTCGAGATGTACCGCAACGCCATCAAGAACACCTGGACGGTGGAGGAGATCGACTTCTCCACGGACCTGGTGGACCTGCGCTCGAAGATGACGGACGCGGAGCGTCACCTCATCCACCGGCTGGTGGCCTTCTTCGCCACGGGCGACTCCATCGTCGGCAACAACCTGGTGCTCAACCTCTACAAGCACCTGAACGCGCCCGAAGCGCGCATGTACCTGTCGCGCCAGCTCTACGAGGAGGCGCTGCACGTCCAGTTCTACCTGACGCTGCTGGACAGCTACGTGCCGGACCCGGCGGAGCGCGCCAAGGCCTTCGCGGCGGTGGACAACATCCCGTCCATCCAGCGCAAGGCGCGCTTCTGCATGAAGTGGATGGACAGCATCCAGGCGCTGGATCAGGTCCGCACGAAGTCGGACCGCCGCCAGTTCCTGCTGAACCTCATCTGCTTCGCGGGCTGCATCGAGGGCCTCTTCTTCTTCGCGGCCTTCGCGTACGTGTACTTCCTGCGCAGCAAGGGGCTGCTCAACGGCCTGGCCGCGGGCACCAACTGGGTGTTCCGCGACGAGTCCGCCCACATGACCTTCGCCTTCGAGGCCATCAACACGGCGCGCAAGGAGGAGCCGGACCTCTTCGACGCGAGCCTGGAGAAGGACGTCGTGCAGATGATGCGCGACGCGGTGGAGTGCGAGACGCAGTTCGCCCAGGACCTGCTGAGCGGCGGCGTGATGGGCCTGTCGGTGCAGGAGATGCGCGGCTACCTGGAGTACGTGGCCGACCAGCGCCTCCAGATGCTGGGCATGTCCCCCATCTTCCACACGAAGAACCCGCTGCACTTCATGGACCTGCAGGACGTGCAGGAGCTCACCAACTTCTTCGAGCGCCGCGTGTCGTCCTACCAGGTGGGCGTGGGCGTGGGCGCCGCCAACGACGTCGTCTTCGACGCCGCCTTCTAG
- a CDS encoding uracil phosphoribosyltransferase — protein sequence MRDTLYANVPFKLNEMTHHYGPNVHLVGNPFLLSQLATLCAKGTLQPQINRLVEQLYADLVKTVINAEFPRKMVTLPTRMIDSTPLGIYQGEVVDPQLRVVTVNIARAGTLPSQVTYDLLNFTVDPSLVRQDHIIMSRMIDAAQAVVGSEIGGAKIGGDVDDAFVLFPDPMGATGGSLSTAITLYKTKVPGKARRIITLNLIVTPEYLRRMTTEHPDVIIYALRLDRGLSPPEVFGTAPGLLWEKERGLDDRQYIVPGGGGFGEIMNNAYV from the coding sequence ATGCGCGACACCCTGTACGCGAACGTGCCCTTCAAGTTGAACGAGATGACCCACCACTATGGGCCCAACGTCCATCTGGTGGGCAATCCGTTTCTCCTCTCCCAGCTGGCCACGCTCTGCGCCAAGGGCACGCTCCAGCCTCAAATCAACCGGTTGGTGGAGCAGCTCTACGCGGACCTGGTGAAGACGGTCATCAACGCGGAGTTCCCGCGCAAGATGGTGACCCTCCCCACGCGGATGATCGACTCCACGCCCCTGGGCATCTACCAGGGCGAGGTGGTGGACCCGCAGCTGCGCGTGGTGACGGTGAACATCGCGCGGGCGGGCACGCTGCCGTCACAGGTGACGTACGACCTGCTCAACTTCACGGTGGACCCGTCCCTGGTGCGCCAGGACCACATCATCATGAGCCGGATGATCGACGCGGCCCAGGCGGTGGTGGGCTCGGAGATTGGCGGCGCGAAGATTGGCGGGGACGTGGACGACGCGTTCGTGCTGTTCCCGGACCCCATGGGGGCCACGGGCGGCAGCCTGTCCACGGCCATCACCCTGTACAAGACGAAGGTGCCCGGCAAGGCCCGGCGCATCATCACGCTCAACCTCATCGTCACGCCGGAGTACCTGCGCCGGATGACGACGGAGCACCCGGACGTCATCATCTACGCGCTCCGGCTGGACCGCGGCCTGTCCCCGCCGGAGGTGTTCGGCACCGCGCCGGGCCTGCTCTGGGAGAAGGAGCGGGGGCTGGATGACCGGCAGTACATCGTCCCCGGTGGCGGCGGCTTCGGGGAGATCATGAACAACGCCTACGTGTAG
- a CDS encoding DUF5658 family protein: MAATANEVQGGGWAQQASFYMSPASVALLMLNLMDGLFTLLFLQLGVAEELNPVMRVAYEQSPLLFMFSKLLIVNAGLCLLCLHRRLKASRFAIRAGAVVYAVIVVYHLAFLAHLVSHWPFGA, from the coding sequence GTGGCGGCGACGGCGAACGAGGTGCAGGGCGGGGGTTGGGCGCAGCAGGCTTCTTTCTACATGTCACCGGCGTCGGTGGCGCTGCTGATGCTGAACCTGATGGACGGCCTGTTCACCCTGCTCTTCCTCCAGCTGGGGGTGGCGGAGGAGCTCAACCCGGTGATGCGCGTGGCGTACGAGCAGTCACCGCTGCTCTTCATGTTCTCCAAGCTGCTCATCGTGAACGCGGGCCTGTGCCTGCTGTGCCTGCACCGCCGGCTCAAGGCCAGCCGCTTCGCCATCCGCGCGGGCGCCGTCGTCTACGCCGTCATCGTCGTCTACCACCTGGCGTTCCTCGCCCACCTGGTGAGTCACTGGCCCTTCGGGGCATAG
- the aqpZ gene encoding aquaporin Z, with translation MRDGSARTPRTMTTAGGEAMQKYLAEAVGTFVLVLGGVGAAVLAGDRIGFLGVAFAFGLSLLAMVYTVGPISGCHVNPAVTVGLLMAGKFDKRHVAGYVIAQCVGAIVAAGVVLLIAKGMPGGYSASAEGLGSNGYGAASPEGYGGGAAFLAEVFLTFVLVLTVLGATDSRAPVGFAGLAIGLVLTLIHLVGIPITNTSVNPARSLGPALFAGADALKQLWMFIIAPLLGAAFASAVYRLVHRPAVQISATRAEQATEEERRERLAGRRDVEHPV, from the coding sequence ATGCGAGACGGAAGCGCGAGGACCCCCCGGACGATGACGACCGCGGGCGGGGAGGCGATGCAGAAGTACCTGGCGGAGGCCGTCGGCACGTTCGTGCTGGTGCTCGGCGGCGTGGGGGCGGCGGTGCTGGCGGGCGACCGCATCGGCTTCCTGGGGGTGGCGTTCGCCTTCGGCCTGTCGCTGCTGGCCATGGTCTACACGGTGGGCCCCATCTCCGGCTGCCACGTGAACCCGGCGGTGACGGTGGGCCTGTTGATGGCGGGCAAGTTCGACAAGCGCCACGTGGCTGGCTACGTCATCGCGCAGTGCGTGGGCGCCATCGTCGCGGCGGGCGTGGTGCTGCTCATCGCGAAGGGGATGCCGGGCGGCTACTCCGCGAGCGCGGAGGGGCTGGGGAGCAACGGCTACGGGGCGGCGTCCCCGGAGGGCTACGGCGGCGGGGCGGCCTTCCTCGCGGAGGTGTTCCTGACCTTCGTGCTGGTGCTGACGGTGCTGGGGGCCACGGACTCGCGCGCGCCGGTGGGCTTCGCGGGGCTGGCCATCGGCCTGGTGCTGACGCTCATCCACCTGGTGGGCATCCCCATCACCAACACGTCGGTGAACCCGGCGCGCAGCCTGGGGCCGGCGCTGTTCGCGGGAGCCGACGCCTTGAAGCAGCTGTGGATGTTCATCATCGCGCCGCTGCTGGGCGCGGCCTTCGCGTCCGCGGTGTACCGGCTGGTGCACCGGCCGGCGGTGCAGATCTCCGCCACGCGCGCGGAGCAGGCGACGGAGGAGGAGCGCCGCGAGCGCCTGGCGGGCCGGCGCGACGTGGAGCACCCCGTCTGA